In a genomic window of Tursiops truncatus isolate mTurTru1 chromosome 7, mTurTru1.mat.Y, whole genome shotgun sequence:
- the LOC109548024 gene encoding uncharacterized protein, producing MKMAKISSMGLHRLPEANLKALPQITGYPQPAQAAPGRGRLRKFLLLDTGAPGPAGPAASRPGARSPRGASGAPSPGTVPGAAGSACCAPPAPGARDRPRGAQPVLTAPRSGSPGGGRGERRGPSRSRVSVGRGSRRRKSGGSGGGGGGGGEEGQRRKEAATPAHASQPEQPGSPTEPAGRPRRRGLYRGARGPRPFLPPPPPPRPAPPSRRLLCVPAAAASPRPHSGAPPLPPPSRRGRPPRVPVPGLRPEEPGDAPTPSCGTSPA from the exons ATGAAAATGGCAAAGATCAGCTCCATGGGCTTACATCGGTTGCCAGAAGCCAATTTAAAGGCTCTCCCCCAAATCACCGGTTACCCCCAGCCCGCTCAGGCAGCG CCTGGCCGGGGGAGACTGAGAAAGTTCCTCCTCCTCGACACCGGCGCCCCCGGCCCCGCTGGCCCCGCAGCCTCCCGGCCCGGCGCAAGATCGCCGCGCGGAGCCAGCGGCGCGCCGAGCCCCGGGACCGTCCCCGGCGCGGCGGGCAGCGCCTGCTGCGCCCCTCCCGCCCCGGGCGCCCGGGATCGGCCGCGGGGAGCGCAGCCCGTACTCACCGCCCCTCGCTCGGGATCCCCAGGTGGCGGCCGCGGAGAGCGGCGCGGCCCGAGCCGGAGCCGGGTGTCGGTGGGGCGGGGGAGTCGGAGGAGGAAgagcggcggcagcggcggcggcggcggcggcggcggcgaggagGGGCAGCGGAGGAAAGAGGCGGCGACGCCTGCACACGCCTCGCAACCCGAGCAGCCCGGCAGCCCCACTGAGCCAGCGGGCCGGCCCCGGCGGCGGGGGCTTTATCGCGGCGCGCGCGGCCCCCGCCCCTTcctgccgcccccgcccccgccccgccccgccccgccttcCCGCCGCCTCCTTTGTGTGCCAGCGGCCGCCGCGTCCCCGCGCCCGCACTCCGGGGCGCCCCCGCTCCCGCCGCCGTCCCGCCGAGGCCGCCCCCCGCGGGTCCCCGTCCCGGGGCTGCGCCCAGAAGAGCCGGGAGACGCGCCGACCCCGAGTTGCGGCACCAGCCCGGCCTGA